The DNA window CTGGAGGCCTTCACTTTTATGACCATGATGTTCACCCTTAATGTTTTAACTTTCTTTAGCTTCAAGCTTCCCACATAACACTTTTTGGTAATCTCCTGCCTCCTGTATAACGCCCAATCGCCCATCTGAAAGAGAGAACTTCATACATAGATACAAGGTGGATAAGGCGGTCCTAAATTGTTAAAAGTTGGTCGCCATATGATCATATTATATGATGAAAGTGCATCAATGACTAAATACCTTATCTTGACATGTGTGGTATTTTCCTCCGTCCCAAAAATAGTCTTCAACATTATATACCATTCACCTGCTACACCACTCACTCGTGAACCTTGCCAAAGATCTTTGAAATGGTTTGAGATCATCCAAATCTAGGCGGAGCCTCTCAAATACATCCCAATAGAGAATACTCACAGAGCTTCCCTGATCAATTAGGACCCCCTTAATTTCCCATTCATCACACCAAATGGAGATCACCATGGGGGTCATCATTGTACGAGTGAATGACGAATGCATATTCCTCGAAGAAGGTGGTTTTGGCCCCGGAAGAAATAATGTTTTCTACTTTGAAACCAACAAGAGGATTGTCGACATTTAAGGTTTGGCAGGCATATATTTTTTGGGTGTACGGGTCAGATTTATTAGGGCCCCACAGTGGACACCAATTATACTGAGTTGTTAGAGGTTTTAAGGTTGTTGATGGTATTGAGAGTTAACTCACGTGAGATGAGAGACTATTGTATATGTGTATTTCTTAGTATATGTTTGATTCTACTTCTACAAGATCTAGAATCAATTTTAGAGATGTATAATTGATTCTgagtgattttgaggtgtttggtttTCTAACAGTGGAATTGATTTTGCTTCAAGAATTGATTCTAATTGAAGCTAAAATTTGTAGTTTTttcctccagaattgattctgagtgatttttacattaaaatttattgttcaactcacttatacatgaatgtatccaaacattaattaattttgattaactcaattttattaaaatcaattctaccaaactaaATTATGTCCACCGTCTATTCAAATATACTCTTAATGTTATTGATTATCTTTTAGTGTGATTGTAATGATGTCTAAACCGAGTCTCATGTAATTTAACAACCACTCCAGTGGCTGGTTCTCTAAAATCCATGAGGCATGGCTAAAGTCCATAACTTTTTAGGCAAGTCTCTTGGCCCAATATAGGCACTACGGCTACGCATGAGTGTGCGTCATGTATTAAGTGTAAAATTATTGTTACCGTATAAATGTGATAAACAGTGTATACAATGTATGTATTaggtataaaaaagaaaaataacattcaTACACTAAATATCACACCTACATTGTAGACACTGttcacaagtacatgaacaatatttttatttttattttacttctAATATATTTCTTTCTAAaactacttttaatataatttagTGTTAAGTTTTAaatttcattaattaaaataattttttatgaaaatatttaaaaaaatgaaaatatttttcacATATACATGTGAGTAGTATTTTCGGTATAGGTGTAGCATTTATTTAACAATGAGTTTAATGGTTATACACGGACaatataaaaaagttttacactgtcattcaatTAGAATATAACGTTGTGAtacaagtttttttaaatttccaGTCTGACTTATCCTGATTCATAATCgttattggttgacagtgtaaaattattttttacactgtcagtgcatatctccCTTTTCCTTTAACAATATCATTTTTCCTAATAAAAGAGGAGTAGTATTTGAGTGTCTTAATATAAAGACATTTTCCATTGCCTTACATTTCTACACTTCACAGTTGACAGTTGACATGGCTATGGCTTCCGTCAACGAGGAATTTACCTACGACGTATTCCTTAGTTTCAGAGGCGACGATACTCGTTATGGTTTCACCGGCCATCTCCGCAAAGCTCTTGATGACAAAGGTGTTCGAACCTTCATGGATGACGAAAAGCTTCAAAAAGGGGATGAAATCACACCATCACTTCTCAAAGCAATTGAACACTCCAAAATCGCCATCGTTGTCCTCTCTAAGAACTACGCTTCTTCATCCTTTTGCTTACAAGAACTCTCTAAGATCCTTGATTCAGTGAACGGTAAGGATCGTTCTATTTTGCCGGTTTTTTATAAGGTGGATCCCTCTGATGTACGAAAGTTGAAAAGAACTTATGGAGAAGCCATGGATAAACATGACGAAGCCAGCTCATCCAGTCATAACACGAATGACAAATGGAAGACGTCTCTGCATCAAGTTGCTAATTTGTCTGGATTTCATTACAAGAAAGGGTATGttactctttttttctttttctagctttctttatttgttaatttattaTTCAATCATCATAATAGTTATTCCACACTCTAAATTCATTGATTAttaagagaaaataataaataagtgTTACTTACAAACATAGACTTGATGCACTTGAATTATTTCTTTTCTCTTATTGGATAGGGATGGGTATGAGCATGAGTTTATTGGAAAGATTGTTGAACAAGTCTTACAAAAGATAAAACCGGTTACTTTACCTGTTGATGATTACCTAGTTGGACTGGAGCCTCAAATACAACATCTAATGTCACTTTTGAATGTTGGGCATGATAAGAAAGTCCGCATGGTAGGGATTCATGGAATTGGTGGAATAGGAAAAACAACTCTTGCTCTAGCAGTTTTTAATTCGATTGCCCATCAATTTGAAGGGTCGTGCTTTCTTGAAAATGTTAGAGAAAATTCTGAGAAACATGGGTTGCCATATCTCCAAATGATTTTTCTTTCTAAAGTAGTTGGAGAGAAAATTGAGTTAACCGGTGTTAATGAGCCAGAGCAATTACAGGCTATTGCTGGAAGACACGAGTGGTTTGGTCCTACAACTAGAATCATCATCACCACTCGGGACAAAAGATTGCTGACAGATCATGGAGTTGAAAGCACATATGAGGTGAAGGAGTTGAGCTACTGGGACTCTTATAGATTATTACTTAAACGAAAAAGAAAAATTTCCGAGTCAGACAAAAAACGTTCAGATTATTTGCGTGTTTTAAGACGTGCCTTAAGATATGCTTCTGGGATTCCATTGGTTTTGGAAGTAATATCTTCTCAGTTATTTAATAAAACAATAGAACAATGTAATTTTGTTTTAGATAGTTATGATAGGAGGATTCCTAACAAAAAGATTCAAATCATACTACAAATGAGCTTTGATGCtttgaatgaagaagaaaagagtgTTTTTCTTGATATTGCCTGTTGCTTCAAAGGATGTAAATTGGCAAAGGTTGAAAAAAATACTTCATGCTCATTATGGTGAGAGCAAGAAAGACCACATCAATGTGCTACTTGAAAAATCTCTCATAAAGATAAGTGAGTTTGATAAAATTACATTACATGATATGATAGAGGACATGGGGAAAGATATTGTAAGACAAGAGTCAACGAAAAAGCCTGGAAAGCGCAGTAGATTATGGCTCCCTGGAGATTTGGCTTCTTATATTCAACTTTGATTTCTGCATAAATAATGTTATTGTTGTCACATTACAATTTTTCCTTCTATAATATGTAAAGACCTTTAAATATGTGGGATAAGTTCTGCaatgtatttttttgatttttcctttttttgttttgttttgtttataggGAACCAGTTCAATTGAAATCATTTATTTGGATAGTTTAAATAAAGTAAAATGGGATGGAGAAGCTTTCAAGAAGATGAAAAATCTCAAAACACTAATTATTAGGCATGCTACTTTTTCTAAAAGTCCCAACTATCTTCCAAATAGTCTAAGAGTACTGGAATGGTGTGAGTATCCTTCATCAAATTTACCATCTGGTTTTTATTCGGAGAAACTTGTTATATGCAATTTTGGCTCTAACTTTACAACAAATCCATTTGAGTGTGAGGACTTTCTCCAGAAGGCAAGTGTAACATATTTATATCTCTTATCTTATATTAATAAATCCAGTTTAAGATTATTAAtacattatttgtttatttgcatgtatttccaatttttttttgcaGAAGTTCCAGAACATGAAAGTTTTAAATTTTGACCATTTTAAACTTTTAACAAAAACACCTGACCTATCTAGTCTCCCAAATTTAGAAGAACTTTCATTTCAAAATTGTGGGAATCTAATTGCAATTGGTAAATCGATTGGGTTTCTGTACAAACTCAAAATCTTGAGAATTATGCATTGCAATGTAATCCATAGTGTTCCACCTCTCAATTGGGCTTCACTAGTAGAACTCGATATTTCACATTGTGATAGTCTAGAAAGTTTTCCTCGCGTTGTGGATGGATTTGTTGGTGAGCTTCAAATCTTGAGGGTTATAAGTTGCCGCAAAATTAGAACTATTCCACCTCTTATGCTAGCTTCTCTTGAAGAACTAGATCTTTCAAATTGTACCAGCCTTGAGAGTTTTCCACTTGTGGAAGACGGGTTGCTCGTTAATCTTAAGACCTTGAGAGCTATTAATTGCATCCAGCTTAGGAGTATTCCAACTCTCAAGTTGGCCTCTCTGGAAGAAATTGATCTGTCACAATGttcttgtcttgagagctttcCACCTGTGGTAGATGGGTTAGTGGATAAGCTTAAAACTATGAGTGTTAGAAGATGTGTCAAGCTAAGGAGTATTCCGCCTCTGAAGTTGGATTCGCTAGAAAAACTGGATCTTTCACATTGTTATAGTCTTGAGAGTTTTCCACTTGTGATGGACGGGTTTCTTGGCAAACTTCAAACCCTGCTTGTTAAAAGTTGTGACAGTCTCAGGAGTATTCCTCCTCTCAAGTTAAATTCCTTAAAAGAACTCGACCTTTCTCATTGTTATAATCTCGAGAGCTTTCCAATTGTAGTGGATGGATTGTTGGATAAACTTGAAATCTTGAGTATTGAATATTGCATCATGCTTAGGAGTATCCCACCGTTGAGGTTGACTTCATTGGTAAAATTCAATCTTTCATATTGTCTAAGTTTAGAGTGTTTTCCAGAAATATTAGGAGAGATGAGAAATATACCACAACTTTACTTGGGTAGCACTCCCATAAAAAAATTGCCATTTCCATTTCGAAATTTTACTCCGCCCCCAACATCATATCCATGTAACTGTGGAATTGTTaatttaccaaatagagttgctGCAATGTCAATGTTGGCTAAACTTACCATCAAGGCTGAAAAAAAAGTGAGCCCGGTGCAATCTTCACAAGTAGAATATATTTGTCTCACGAAATGCAAACTTTCAGATGAATATTTGTCAATAGGTCTCATGTTGTTTGCTAATGTGAAAGAATTACATTTAACTGACTGCCAAGTCACAGCACTTCCTAAATCTATTGAAAAATGTCACTTTTTATGGAGGCTTGTCTTGGATGATTGTGAGGAACTTCAGGAAATTAAAGGGATTCCACCAGGCTTAAAAGAATTATCTGCATTAAACTGCAAATCGTTGACTTCGTCATGTAAAAGCAAACTATTAAGTCAGGTTATGATTTATTTGGTACTGTTTTGACAATGTATTTAATATAAAAACtgatatttttattgatattaaCTTACAATATTATTTTTGCTTAACAGGAATGGCATGAGTATGGAAACACTCGGTTCTGTTTGCCACGAGCAAAGATTCCAGAATGGTTCGACTACCAATGCTTGGCAGGATTGTCAACTTCTTTCTGGTTTCGCAATAAGTTTCCTGCCATAGTTCTCTGTGTTGTTTCTCCATTGACATGGGTAGATGATATTCGACATCGTGTAAGAGTGACCATCAATGGAAATACATTTCTATATACACATGGTTTGAAGATACGTACGTCACCGGCCAAAATGTATACTTTAAATCTTTTTCACATGCAAATGAAAAACTTCAATGATAATATGGACAGAGCACTTTTAGAAAATAAGTGGAACCATGCAGAGGTTAACTTTGGATTCCCATTCATGAATAGCGGAATCCATGTATTGAAAGAGAAAAGTAGCATGAAGGATATTCG is part of the Vicia villosa cultivar HV-30 ecotype Madison, WI linkage group LG2, Vvil1.0, whole genome shotgun sequence genome and encodes:
- the LOC131650905 gene encoding disease resistance protein RPV1-like, with the protein product MAMASVNEEFTYDVFLSFRGDDTRYGFTGHLRKALDDKGVRTFMDDEKLQKGDEITPSLLKAIEHSKIAIVVLSKNYASSSFCLQELSKILDSVNGKDRSILPVFYKVDPSDVRKLKRTYGEAMDKHDEASSSSHNTNDKWKTSLHQVANLSGFHYKKGDGYEHEFIGKIVEQVLQKIKPVTLPVDDYLVGLEPQIQHLMSLLNVGHDKKVRMVGIHGIGGIGKTTLALAVFNSIAHQFEGSCFLENVRENSEKHGLPYLQMIFLSKVVGEKIELTGVNEPEQLQAIAGRHEWFGPTTRIIITTRDKRLLTDHGVESTYEVKELSYWDSYRLLLKRKRKISESDKKRSDYLRVLRRALRYASGIPLVLEVISSQLFNKTIEQCNFVLDSYDRRIPNKKIQIILQMSFDALNEEEKSVFLDIACCFKGCKLAKGTSSIEIIYLDSLNKVKWDGEAFKKMKNLKTLIIRHATFSKSPNYLPNSLRVLEWCEYPSSNLPSGFYSEKLVICNFGSNFTTNPFECEDFLQKKFQNMKVLNFDHFKLLTKTPDLSSLPNLEELSFQNCGNLIAIGKSIGFLYKLKILRIMHCNVIHSVPPLNWASLVELDISHCDSLESFPRVVDGFVGELQILRVISCRKIRTIPPLMLASLEELDLSNCTSLESFPLVEDGLLVNLKTLRAINCIQLRSIPTLKLASLEEIDLSQCSCLESFPPVVDGLVDKLKTMSVRRCVKLRSIPPLKLDSLEKLDLSHCYSLESFPLVMDGFLGKLQTLLVKSCDSLRSIPPLKLNSLKELDLSHCYNLESFPIVVDGLLDKLEILSIEYCIMLRSIPPLRLTSLVKFNLSYCLSLECFPEILGEMRNIPQLYLGSTPIKKLPFPFRNFTPPPTSYPCNCGIVNLPNRVAAMSMLAKLTIKAEKKVSPVQSSQVEYICLTKCKLSDEYLSIGLMLFANVKELHLTDCQVTALPKSIEKCHFLWRLVLDDCEELQEIKGIPPGLKELSALNCKSLTSSCKSKLLSQEWHEYGNTRFCLPRAKIPEWFDYQCLAGLSTSFWFRNKFPAIVLCVVSPLTWVDDIRHRVRVTINGNTFLYTHGLKIRTSPAKMYTLNLFHMQMKNFNDNMDRALLENKWNHAEVNFGFPFMNSGIHVLKEKSSMKDIRFTNPENDANIEFPQNVEVYN